One region of Armigeres subalbatus isolate Guangzhou_Male chromosome 3, GZ_Asu_2, whole genome shotgun sequence genomic DNA includes:
- the LOC134227827 gene encoding uncharacterized protein LOC134227827 encodes MTPWYSTDAKQRYADKIQLCGSIDPYSLTVSPTEVPINVSYADIYHFMVVETNPFTGYPKDCRKGMEANLWFQQGWIKYVGGKQVHNVFVVHGRVLHSFNLRKTPLKPWIIVDRSGKILSAHCNCTIGLLETCSHVGATLFALEDIRRKIAEKKFSVTDLPAYWNKPPRVPEQNLYKKMKDISFGRKVRRF; translated from the exons ATGACTCCCTGG TATTCGACTGATGCGAAGCAGCGGTATGCGGATAAAATACAACTATGTGGCTCGATTGATCCCTACAGTCTTACCGTATCCCCCACGGAGGTGCCGATAAATGTCAGCTACGCAGATATTTACCACTTCATGGTGGTCGAGACAAACCCGTTCACCGGTTACCCAAAAGATTGCCGGAAAGGTATGGAAGCAAACTTATGGTTCCAACAAGGTTGGATCAAGTACGTCGGAGGAAAACAAGTGCATAATGTGTTTGTGGTCCACGGAAGAGTTTTGCACTCATTCAATTTAAGGAAAACACCTCTCAAACCTTGGATAATTGTCGATCGAAGTGGAAAAATACTATCAGCGCACTGCAACTGTACAATTGGTTTGCTGGAAACTTGTTCGCATGTTGGCGCAACGTTATTTGCGCTTGAAGATATTCGTCGAAAAATAGCTGAAAAAAAG ttCTCGGTAACTGATCTTCCTGCATATTGGAACAAGCCACCACGAGTCCCCGAACAAAATCTGTACAAAAAGATGAAAGATATATCATTTGGAAGAAAAGTTAGGCGATTCTGA